The sequence GCATACATCTTCTACAATCAATATGACTTTCATCTTACGCCCATGCGCCCCCACCTGACCGCCGTTTTCGCCATGAGTGCCGACGGGAAAATTGCCGATGTCCACCGCCAACCCGCCCGGTTTGGTTCCCCCGCCGACCGTGCCCATTTGGAACGCCAGGTTGCCCATAGCGACGGGGTAATGGTGGGAGCGAGAACCCTGTTGGCTCACGGCAGTGCCGCTCTGGTGCGTGATGCAGAATTACTGAAAATGCGTTCTGAGCAGGGCAAATCCCCCCAAACCTTACATATCATCTGTACCCGGAGCGGCGAGATGAACCGGGAAATCCCCTTTTTTCAGCAACCGGTGGAACGCTGGCTGGTTACCACAAACGCCGGGGCGACCCGTTGGCAGGAGGGACAGGAATTTACCCGCATTTGGGCAGATGTAACCTGGCAGGAACTATTGGCAGAATTTTATGCCCTGGGGTTGCGGCGGATTGGGGTGTTGGGCGGCGGCGGGTTAATGGCAGAATTGTTGAGCGCTCAGGTGATTGACGACCTGTGGTTGACCCTCTGTCCCCTGATTTGGGGAGGCGCAACCGCCCCCACGCCGGTGGATGGCACGGGTTTTTCCACCCCCATTCCCCTCACCTTGCTCAGTTGGGAACCCCTGGGGCAAGAACTTTTATGCCATTACCAAGTGCTGGCGGGCGGTGGGGAAACAGAACCGTAAAATTTCACAAAAAAAATTCACAAACCTGCCGCCAAACCCGTCACCTGCGCCTGTTACTCTCAGGGAAAAGCCCCTCACATTCAATGGCTATGAGTCGCTTTCAGGAACTGCAAGAGCATCTGCGTCAGCATTGGCAATCCTTGGATGCGGCTGCCAACATTCTGGTGGTGCCCTCGTTGAGTTTAGACCAGCAGGAAATGCGGAAAATCCAGGGCAGTCATCACTACGAAGAACGGCTGTTGTTTTCCCTGATTCGCCTGCGTAATCCCCGTGCCCGCATGGTGTACATCACGTCCCAACCCCTCCACCCCAGCATTATTGACTACTATTTGGAACTGCTCCCGGGGATGCCCGCCTCCCACGCCCGGGAACGATTGCTGTTATTTTCCACCTACGATGCCTCCAACCGCCCCCTGACCGAAAAAATCCTGGAACGCCCCCGCCTGCTGGCACGCCTGCGCCAAGCCCTGCCCCCCAACCAGTCCTTCATGGTCTGCTTCAACTCCACCAGCCGGGAACGGGATTTGTCCGTCGCCCTGGACATTCCCCTGTGGGGGCTGGACCCGGAACTGCTCTACTGGGGCACCAAAGCCGGGAGCCGTCAAATTTTTGCCGAAAGCGGCGTTCCCCACCCGGACGGCACCCCCCTGGTCTTTCACCCGGACGATCTAGCGGAAGTCACGGCGGAGTTGTGGGCACGGCAACCCCAAGCCCGGCGGTTGGTGGTCAAATTGAACGAAGGCTTTTCCGGGGAAGGCAATGCCCTGCTGGAACTCCCCCCCGAACTCGGGGCAACCCACGCCGAACGGGTGCAGATACTCAAAACCCAGTTTCCCCAGATGCGCTTTCAGTGTACGACGGAAACCTGGGAGAATTTTGCCCAACGCATTCGGGAACTGGGGGCGATCAGTGAACTGTTTGTTGAAGGGGAAAACAAACGCTCCCCCAGCGTCCAAGGGCAAATCACCCCCGCCGGTACAGTCGAAATCCTCTCCACCCATGACCAGATTTTGGGGGGTCCCGACCAACAAATTTACCTGGGCTGTCGGTTTCCCGCTGACCCCGCCTACCAAGCCCAACTGCAAACCTGGGGCTTAAAAATCGGCTACAATCTAGCCGCCAAGGGTGCCCTGGAACGCTACGGGGTGGACTTTATCGCCCGGGAATTGCCCGATGGCAGTTGGGACCTCCAGGCGATTGAAATCAACCTCCGCAAGGGCGGCACCACCCACCCCTTCATGACCCTGAAA comes from Synechococcus sp. C9 and encodes:
- a CDS encoding peptide ligase PGM1-related protein, with the protein product MAMSRFQELQEHLRQHWQSLDAAANILVVPSLSLDQQEMRKIQGSHHYEERLLFSLIRLRNPRARMVYITSQPLHPSIIDYYLELLPGMPASHARERLLLFSTYDASNRPLTEKILERPRLLARLRQALPPNQSFMVCFNSTSRERDLSVALDIPLWGLDPELLYWGTKAGSRQIFAESGVPHPDGTPLVFHPDDLAEVTAELWARQPQARRLVVKLNEGFSGEGNALLELPPELGATHAERVQILKTQFPQMRFQCTTETWENFAQRIRELGAISELFVEGENKRSPSVQGQITPAGTVEILSTHDQILGGPDQQIYLGCRFPADPAYQAQLQTWGLKIGYNLAAKGALERYGVDFIARELPDGSWDLQAIEINLRKGGTTHPFMTLKFLTNGFFDTETGLFLTPRQQPKYYIATDNLQRPYYRGLLPSDLLDIIVYNSLHFDSTTETGTVFHLMGCLSEFGKLGLTCISDSADKTQHLFDQVVRILDEETQPSPNATPRSDCPG
- a CDS encoding RibD family protein — encoded protein: MRPHLTAVFAMSADGKIADVHRQPARFGSPADRAHLERQVAHSDGVMVGARTLLAHGSAALVRDAELLKMRSEQGKSPQTLHIICTRSGEMNREIPFFQQPVERWLVTTNAGATRWQEGQEFTRIWADVTWQELLAEFYALGLRRIGVLGGGGLMAELLSAQVIDDLWLTLCPLIWGGATAPTPVDGTGFSTPIPLTLLSWEPLGQELLCHYQVLAGGGETEP